Proteins from a genomic interval of Skermanella sp. TT6:
- a CDS encoding HlyD family secretion protein, with amino-acid sequence MRAAPLLALLAVVGIAAGGYAYWDTQQSRTLPAGLASANGRIEVERVDIATKLAGRVAEIRVREGDAVQAGDTVARMDVTELQAQLLAAKAAVRRAVESIGKAEAEVAIREAEQQLSEVELRRVVELERRAAVSTAEVDRRRAQNEVAKAQILGARAAVRDAGAAREAAEAQVAQIEATIADMTLKTPVTGRVEYRLARAGEVLGAGGRVVTVLDLTDVFMTIFLPTGQAGRVGHGSDARIVLDAAPSYVIPATVSFIAAEAQFTPKAVETSDEREKLMYRVKLAIDPKLLETYRDYVRAGLTGNAYVRIDRAAEWPAELAPKLPPAPEPAETADVR; translated from the coding sequence ATGCGCGCCGCACCTCTCCTCGCCCTGCTCGCCGTCGTCGGGATCGCCGCCGGCGGCTACGCCTACTGGGACACGCAGCAATCCCGGACCCTGCCGGCCGGCCTGGCGTCCGCCAACGGCCGGATCGAGGTCGAGCGGGTCGATATCGCCACCAAGCTCGCGGGCCGCGTCGCCGAGATCCGCGTCCGCGAGGGCGACGCCGTCCAGGCCGGCGACACCGTCGCCCGCATGGACGTCACTGAACTCCAGGCCCAGCTCCTCGCGGCCAAGGCCGCCGTCCGGCGCGCGGTCGAGAGCATCGGCAAGGCCGAGGCGGAGGTGGCGATCCGCGAGGCGGAGCAGCAGCTTTCCGAGGTGGAGCTGCGCCGCGTCGTGGAGCTGGAACGGCGCGCCGCCGTCTCGACCGCCGAGGTGGACCGGCGCCGGGCGCAGAACGAGGTCGCCAAGGCCCAGATCCTGGGCGCCAGGGCCGCCGTCCGCGACGCCGGGGCCGCGCGGGAGGCCGCCGAGGCGCAGGTCGCCCAGATCGAGGCGACCATCGCCGACATGACCCTGAAGACCCCCGTCACCGGCCGGGTGGAATACCGGCTCGCCCGGGCGGGCGAGGTGCTGGGGGCCGGCGGGCGCGTGGTCACCGTCCTGGACCTGACCGACGTCTTCATGACGATCTTCCTGCCCACCGGCCAGGCGGGGCGGGTGGGCCACGGATCGGACGCCCGCATCGTGCTCGACGCGGCGCCCAGCTACGTGATTCCGGCCACCGTGTCGTTCATCGCGGCGGAGGCGCAGTTCACCCCCAAGGCGGTCGAGACCTCGGACGAGCGCGAGAAGCTGATGTACCGCGTCAAGCTCGCGATCGATCCCAAGCTGCTGGAGACCTACCGCGATTATGTGCGCGCGGGGCTCACCGGAAACGCCTATGTCCGGATCGACCGGGCGGCGGAGTGGCCGGCGGAGCTGGCGCCGAAACTTCCGCCGGCCCCCGAGCCCGCGGAGACCGCCGATGTCCGGTGA
- a CDS encoding nucleotidyltransferase family protein: MLAVRDAEKVAAAAGGRLVVFGSLAEGGFDERSDIDVALMAVPAGRDGDVALDVELALADAGFTADVIPERFLSESLRNRIAERGIEPGALG; the protein is encoded by the coding sequence GTGCTGGCCGTGCGGGACGCGGAGAAGGTCGCGGCGGCTGCCGGCGGGCGGCTGGTGGTGTTCGGCTCGCTCGCCGAGGGCGGCTTCGACGAGCGTTCCGACATCGACGTCGCCCTGATGGCCGTTCCCGCCGGCCGGGACGGCGACGTCGCCCTGGACGTGGAACTGGCCCTGGCAGACGCCGGCTTCACCGCCGACGTGATCCCGGAGCGCTTCCTGTCGGAGTCCCTCAGAAACCGGATCGCGGAGCGAGGCATCGAACCCGGCGCTCTGGGCTGA